A region from the Lolium perenne isolate Kyuss_39 chromosome 4, Kyuss_2.0, whole genome shotgun sequence genome encodes:
- the LOC139838863 gene encoding uncharacterized protein, with the protein MEKAWHQANSCEVLSREGQPGTAPMKMLFSGYRASLKTKAAETLAQLATLEDAEKTVEERRTFLYNQVVTSYHKAKIERAGLARELEAVKVEAAKVPQLESDLRAARAQCAESEEAGRSAAGKLKLAEQELTRLRLLEQNHLTELNSLRTAEKAKVDDLSRRLTEVEKQRLALQEEVTAKSTELTATAKRWTDDFSALDRGLAGEYIFMFLSLCRLSAVDCRLLLAAGSRNF; encoded by the exons ATGGAGAAGGCATGGCACCAGGCGAACTCCTGCGAGGtactcagccgggaggggcagcctggcacggcgcccatgaagatgcttttctccggctatcgcgccagcctcaagaccaaggccgccgagacccttgcccagctggcgacgctggaggatgccgagaag acggttgaggagcggcgcaccttcttgtacaaccaggtggtgaccagctaccacaaggctaagatcgagcgagccggcttggctcgcgagctggaggctgtcaagg ttgaggccgccaaggtcccgcagctggagtcggatctccgagccgctcgcgcgcagtgcgccgagagcgaggaggcgggccgatctgccgcaggcaagctcaagctggctgagcaggagctgacgcggctgcgcctgctggagcagaaccatctcaccgagctcaactccctcaggacggcggagaaggcgaaggtggacgatctgagccggcggctgacggaggtggagaagcagcggcttgcgctgcaggaggaggtcaccgccaagtccacagagctgacggctaccgccaaacgttggaccgacgattttagcgcgcttgatcgcggcttggcgggtgagtacatctttatgttcctttccctttgccggctttcggctgtcgactgccggcttttgttggcagccggcagcagaaacttctga